The Bacteroidota bacterium genome includes the window AGCGCCTCCCTAGAGCACTCAAGGATGCACCAGACTCATATTCTCCCACTAGATGTTTCTTGAAGGATATACTATAGCGCTTTATTACTCGCTTTTCCATGGTTTACTTGCTTTGCTGTAAACCTATAGCAGGACGAGACACACCCTCACTCCTCACTCCTCACTCCTCACTCCTCACTAAATAAAAATACAAACTGCCTAAAACGCATTCCCGCTGATGCGCGTGCGAATGCCAAACGCATCTTCTGCACTCCTGAAAATCTCGCCGTCTACAAAAACGCGGATTGACACAGATCCACCGCCGCTTTCGCTACTCCAGGCTGAAAGATACAGCTTATCGCCAACCGTCAATTCAATGTCACGTGACCAGGGGATCTCCTCAATGCCCGTCCCTTTTACTTTCAAATCCCCATCAATGAACTCAATAATGGCTTCTTGTGCGTTGCCATCAACTTCATACCGCACCGTACGCACCATATCATCTTCTTCTGCATTAACACCGGAGTCACATCCCCAGAAACAGGTAGCAAAAATGAGCAGCAGAAATACTTTTTTCATGATCAAACCTTCAAAGATGATAATCGCGCCTTTTTAGAGATACACCCCGGGAGATGATTTACCTACTTCTTAATAGATATGATGGTTGTTCTCACAACTACGTTACACTCTGGTATCATAACCAGCAACATTAGGAAGTGCTAATAACATACCGATTTCCAAAAATTGACTCTTTTTTGGCCTTCTGCTCTTTAAGGAGATCGGTAAAGAAAGCGACATAGGCAAACAGAAATACAAAGTGCCCGATATGCCGCGGCCTGAAGAATACAGACTCCTGAAAATTTAGCACAAGCACGCCAAAGAATAGCCATTTCCAAACATTTTTCTTGTTCAGTTTAGACGTGTTTTTGATATAAGACAATGCCATCATCACCAGTAAACCAAGGCCTACAATGCCCGTCTGGTTCAGAATATCGATATATCCCTGATGTGACTGGTTGGGAATCCAGACAAACTCTTCAAACACAGGAATCAGGTGCCGGCTGTCCATAA containing:
- a CDS encoding MmpS family transport accessory protein, with the protein product MKKVFLLLIFATCFWGCDSGVNAEEDDMVRTVRYEVDGNAQEAIIEFIDGDLKVKGTGIEEIPWSRDIELTVGDKLYLSAWSSESGGGSVSIRVFVDGEIFRSAEDAFGIRTRISGNAF